From a region of the Aeoliella mucimassa genome:
- the gltX gene encoding glutamate--tRNA ligase, translating into MSVRTRFAPSPTGYLHIGGVRTALFNWLFAKGREGEYLLRIDDTDQMRNVEEALEPILHGFRWLGLDWDEGPGVDGPYAPYFQSQRAERYKAAVEKLLEVGAAYRDFATPDELAAEREAAEKAGTSVRYSRTWMAETDEQAAKYAAEGRAGVVRLKMPTEGTLEINDLVRGKVSFDWGREQDHVIQRADGSCLYHLATVVDEHDFNISHVIRAEEHLSNTPRQVFIAQQLGYEVPAFAHVPFVAEPGSKNKLSKRKLDKYLKNRDFAALNAHGQKIAERLGLETAAETFNPVIVDFYEQVGFLPDAILNYLVLLGWSLDDSTEEFTREEMIQHFSLERVNRAPASFDAQKLLAFQQRAMNALPKKQKVSRCIDFLQQAKLVAEPAPCDMADYVGQIVDAASDRLTVFGDILDFDDFFTADDQLVYDEKAYEKRLVKPDDAAELLQAFRTDLAAVEPFDAESLDKALHAFVEAKGIKIGQIIHALRVAVTGKGVGFGMFETLAILGRERVLARIDHTLQRLAD; encoded by the coding sequence ATGTCCGTTCGAACACGTTTTGCTCCTAGTCCCACCGGCTACTTGCACATCGGTGGAGTGCGTACCGCCTTGTTTAACTGGCTGTTTGCCAAAGGTCGGGAGGGAGAATACCTGCTGCGAATCGACGATACCGATCAGATGCGCAACGTGGAGGAAGCGCTGGAGCCCATTCTGCATGGATTCCGTTGGTTGGGACTCGACTGGGATGAAGGACCAGGAGTCGACGGTCCTTACGCGCCGTACTTCCAATCGCAGCGGGCGGAGCGTTACAAAGCGGCGGTCGAGAAACTGCTGGAGGTCGGCGCAGCGTATCGCGACTTCGCCACGCCGGACGAGTTGGCCGCCGAGCGCGAAGCCGCCGAGAAGGCTGGCACCTCGGTGCGATACAGTCGAACCTGGATGGCCGAGACCGACGAGCAAGCGGCCAAGTATGCCGCCGAAGGTCGCGCGGGAGTCGTGCGGTTGAAGATGCCGACCGAGGGTACCTTGGAAATCAACGACCTGGTCCGTGGCAAAGTGAGCTTCGATTGGGGCCGCGAGCAAGACCACGTGATTCAGCGCGCGGATGGTTCGTGCTTGTACCACCTGGCAACCGTGGTCGACGAGCATGACTTCAACATCTCGCACGTGATTCGCGCTGAAGAGCACCTGTCGAACACTCCGCGCCAGGTGTTCATCGCCCAGCAGTTGGGCTACGAGGTTCCTGCGTTCGCCCACGTGCCGTTTGTCGCCGAGCCTGGTAGTAAGAACAAACTGAGCAAGCGGAAGCTCGACAAGTACCTGAAGAATCGCGACTTCGCCGCGCTCAACGCGCACGGGCAGAAGATCGCCGAACGCTTAGGACTGGAGACCGCCGCCGAGACCTTCAATCCCGTGATTGTTGATTTCTACGAGCAGGTCGGCTTCCTGCCCGATGCGATTCTCAATTATCTGGTGCTGCTCGGCTGGTCGCTCGACGATTCGACCGAAGAGTTCACCCGCGAAGAGATGATTCAGCACTTCTCGCTCGAACGCGTGAATCGCGCACCAGCGAGCTTCGATGCCCAGAAGCTGCTGGCGTTCCAGCAGCGGGCGATGAACGCGTTGCCGAAGAAGCAGAAGGTTTCGCGGTGCATCGATTTCCTGCAGCAAGCCAAGCTGGTCGCCGAACCGGCGCCGTGCGACATGGCCGACTACGTGGGGCAGATCGTCGACGCAGCCAGCGATCGTTTGACGGTGTTTGGCGATATCCTGGATTTCGACGACTTCTTCACCGCTGACGATCAACTGGTCTACGACGAGAAGGCGTACGAAAAACGGCTCGTGAAACCCGATGATGCAGCGGAGTTGCTGCAGGCGTTTCGCACCGATCTGGCCGCTGTAGAGCCTTTTGATGCAGAAAGTCTCGACAAGGCTCTGCACGCGTTTGTCGAGGCCAAGGGCATCAAGATCGGCCAAATCATCCACGCCTTGCGGGTCGCGGTCACGGGCAAGGGGGTTGGCTTCGGGATGTTCGAAACCCTGGCGATTCTCGGCCGCGAGCGAGTTTTGGCCCGAATCGATCATACGCTTCAGCGGCTGGCAGATTAG
- a CDS encoding vitamin K epoxide reductase family protein, whose product MNTPTKILAAIMTLVALAAAGVAAYLAFESLTGGVIAGCDGSATFDCDSVLATAWSRWLGIPVALPGALLYLTIAVVVWFAARDPLGMPMQVLVALVTLAFGAAAWFVSLQTFVIESWCRYCLMVHSGGVLMVLLTAVLIVVARRAQRLPQSLVDSGAAIPAMMDSRSTNLMAWFGSIALGLLGVGMLAVGQWLTATELNAPLEEIALTSNSASTTDNEETPTTEAPDFMDNGPSEPEEETPVTNSAKPSRLKAFTALERPIDLYEYPMLGDPEAPQVLIEMLDYNCKHCRRLHPRLLAARERYGDDLAIVLWFTPLESACNSHLAPGFKGHRDSCEYARLSYSVWHLAPEKFEEYHNWLMEGVAPPTMANARKEAFRLVGDRVSLDNDLKQSVLKQISWQCDQWSKIETHLPIVVFPDSAVRGVGESDEQVFKLFEQKLDVTPQATDVP is encoded by the coding sequence GTGAATACGCCGACAAAAATACTTGCTGCGATCATGACGCTGGTAGCGTTGGCTGCCGCCGGTGTGGCTGCGTATTTGGCCTTCGAGTCGCTAACCGGTGGAGTGATCGCCGGATGCGATGGCAGTGCGACCTTCGACTGCGATAGCGTACTGGCTACCGCCTGGTCGCGATGGCTTGGCATTCCCGTCGCACTACCTGGCGCACTGCTCTACCTAACCATTGCCGTAGTGGTGTGGTTCGCCGCCCGCGACCCGCTGGGCATGCCGATGCAGGTGCTGGTGGCCTTGGTCACCTTGGCGTTCGGCGCGGCTGCCTGGTTCGTGAGTTTGCAGACGTTTGTGATTGAGAGTTGGTGTCGCTACTGCCTGATGGTGCATAGCGGAGGAGTATTGATGGTACTGCTCACTGCAGTGCTGATCGTCGTCGCCCGCCGAGCACAGCGGTTGCCGCAGTCGCTAGTCGATAGCGGAGCAGCCATTCCCGCCATGATGGATAGTCGCTCGACGAATCTAATGGCATGGTTCGGTAGCATTGCTTTAGGATTGCTGGGAGTCGGCATGTTGGCGGTTGGGCAATGGCTGACCGCAACGGAGCTGAACGCTCCGCTCGAAGAGATCGCACTGACAAGCAACTCCGCAAGCACAACCGACAACGAGGAAACACCAACGACCGAAGCGCCCGACTTCATGGACAACGGCCCCAGTGAACCCGAGGAAGAGACTCCTGTTACTAACAGTGCCAAACCAAGTCGCCTCAAGGCGTTTACAGCCTTGGAGCGGCCGATCGATCTCTATGAGTATCCGATGCTGGGAGATCCCGAGGCTCCGCAGGTGCTGATCGAGATGCTCGATTACAACTGCAAGCATTGCCGACGACTGCATCCTCGCTTGCTCGCCGCCCGCGAGCGATATGGCGACGATCTGGCGATCGTGCTGTGGTTCACTCCGCTGGAAAGTGCTTGTAACAGTCACCTGGCACCCGGGTTTAAAGGGCATCGCGATTCATGCGAGTACGCCCGCCTGTCGTACAGTGTCTGGCACCTAGCCCCTGAGAAGTTCGAGGAGTATCACAACTGGTTGATGGAGGGCGTAGCCCCGCCCACGATGGCCAACGCCAGGAAAGAGGCTTTTCGTTTGGTTGGCGATCGCGTGTCGCTCGACAACGATCTGAAGCAATCGGTGCTCAAGCAAATCAGTTGGCAATGCGACCAATGGAGCAAGATTGAAACACACCTGCCCATCGTGGTGTTTCCCGATTCAGCGGTGCGCGGCGTCGGCGAGAGCGACGAGCAGGTATTTAAGCTGTTCGAGCAGAAACTCGACGTAACACCGCAGGCGACTGACGTTCCGTAG
- a CDS encoding hsp70 family protein: protein MDQPTSHDQDDQQRPSRYVVGIDLGTTNSAMAYVDTHEQPWQVRTLAVPQLVAPFEVASRDTLPSFHYQGTAAEVEAGGLQVPWVESDSANWAVGVLARDEGTAKPGRLIASAKSWLCHAGVDRTSELLPWQGDADVERLSPVDVTSRYLAHLREAWQQAFPKFPLAEQDVVVTLPASFDEVARELTVAAAKRAELPRVLLIEEPQAAFYAWVDRHAESWQQLVTAGQKILVCDVGGGTSDFTLIRVRGREDSGDVEFHRVAVGEHLILGGDNLDLALARHVEQRLAGDGKLPPEQWEVLVRTARRAKETLLGDNPPESLTINLPAAGSKLIGGGLQVEVTRSEVEQLLVDGFLPRTELGERPTRRQSGFQDFGLPYAADAGITRYLAAFLEAHRTTGDDEPTTEHDPARPDLVLFNGGFFASPMLRERLIEVVSSWFDDGSQWQPVVLDHDRLDLAVARGAAYYGMVRRGEGVGITANLARSYYIGLAGEKPQAVCLAPGSASAGQDFELPSTFQLTLAEPVEFPLYVSSTRLVDPPGTIVPVDQAELKPLPPIRTVLDAGRKRDPQTVDVHLHAHLTEIGALELSCRAVDSNASWRLQFDVRSTTQTDMAAHESAAEGEGIVDEQLVESCRAAIASVFDKPAELKPSKLMPKLSDVLEAPRHEWPTSVLRRMWELLMEVEPGRRQSQQHESRWLNLVGYSLRPGYGYAVDDWRVTETWRTVRNRLAFPASQAESLILWRRIAGGLTAGQQLTIAEPLLAGIRALARRFSGGKAGNTTAAFDPAQSPEVWRLVGSLELLPVPIKTEIGSIVVDLLPKRKLEKVKHAMLWTVGRLGQRVPVHGPLNTLVSAARAGKWLDAVLELAADDAMTPLVVMQLARMTGDRHRDLEQSKREQAANWLEQRNAAAHLVELVRHGGTLDHEEQSQVFGEALPSGLRLR, encoded by the coding sequence ATGGATCAGCCGACTTCCCACGATCAGGACGATCAGCAACGCCCTAGCCGCTACGTGGTGGGCATCGACCTGGGCACAACGAACTCTGCGATGGCGTACGTCGATACGCACGAGCAGCCTTGGCAAGTCCGCACATTGGCAGTGCCTCAGTTGGTCGCCCCGTTCGAAGTCGCTTCGCGCGATACGCTTCCATCGTTTCACTATCAGGGTACCGCTGCCGAGGTGGAAGCTGGCGGGCTGCAGGTGCCGTGGGTGGAGTCCGATTCCGCGAACTGGGCGGTCGGGGTGCTCGCCCGCGATGAAGGGACCGCCAAGCCGGGGCGGCTAATTGCCTCGGCCAAAAGCTGGTTGTGCCATGCCGGCGTAGATCGCACGAGCGAGCTGTTGCCATGGCAAGGCGACGCGGACGTCGAGCGATTGTCGCCGGTGGATGTGACCTCGCGGTACCTCGCTCACCTGCGTGAAGCATGGCAGCAAGCGTTCCCCAAGTTTCCACTCGCCGAGCAAGACGTGGTGGTCACGCTGCCGGCTTCGTTCGACGAAGTCGCCCGCGAACTAACCGTTGCCGCGGCGAAGCGGGCGGAGTTGCCGCGGGTGTTGTTGATCGAAGAACCTCAGGCGGCGTTTTACGCCTGGGTGGATCGCCATGCCGAGTCGTGGCAACAACTCGTTACCGCGGGACAGAAGATCCTGGTGTGCGACGTTGGTGGAGGAACCTCCGACTTCACGCTAATCCGTGTACGGGGCCGCGAAGACTCCGGCGACGTGGAGTTCCATCGCGTCGCTGTTGGCGAGCACCTGATTCTCGGCGGCGACAATCTCGATCTCGCTCTCGCCCGTCATGTCGAGCAGCGACTCGCCGGCGATGGCAAGCTGCCGCCTGAGCAGTGGGAAGTATTGGTCCGCACGGCTCGCCGGGCCAAGGAGACTTTGCTCGGCGACAACCCGCCTGAGTCGCTTACCATCAACCTGCCAGCGGCCGGCTCGAAGCTCATCGGCGGTGGGTTGCAAGTGGAGGTTACGCGGAGCGAGGTGGAGCAGTTGCTCGTCGATGGATTCTTGCCGCGCACCGAGCTTGGCGAACGACCCACCCGGCGGCAATCTGGTTTTCAGGACTTTGGACTTCCCTACGCAGCCGACGCTGGCATCACTCGCTACCTGGCTGCGTTCCTCGAAGCCCACCGCACGACTGGCGACGACGAGCCGACAACGGAGCACGATCCCGCCCGACCCGATTTGGTGTTGTTCAACGGCGGCTTCTTTGCCTCGCCGATGCTTCGCGAGCGGTTGATCGAAGTGGTCAGCAGCTGGTTTGATGATGGTAGCCAGTGGCAGCCGGTGGTGCTCGATCACGATCGGCTCGACTTGGCCGTCGCCCGCGGGGCTGCCTATTATGGGATGGTCCGACGCGGGGAAGGGGTCGGTATCACCGCCAACCTGGCTCGAAGCTACTACATTGGGCTGGCGGGCGAAAAACCACAGGCGGTGTGCCTGGCTCCGGGCAGTGCCTCGGCTGGTCAGGATTTTGAACTCCCCAGTACGTTTCAACTCACGCTGGCCGAGCCGGTGGAGTTCCCGTTGTACGTTTCCAGCACACGTCTCGTCGATCCACCTGGCACCATTGTTCCGGTCGACCAGGCAGAGCTGAAGCCGTTGCCGCCGATTCGCACGGTGCTCGATGCAGGGCGGAAACGCGATCCGCAAACCGTCGACGTGCACCTGCACGCCCACCTGACCGAAATCGGAGCGCTCGAGCTTTCGTGCCGGGCGGTCGATAGCAATGCCAGCTGGCGGTTGCAGTTTGACGTTCGGTCGACCACCCAAACCGACATGGCCGCCCATGAGTCGGCCGCCGAAGGAGAGGGCATTGTCGATGAACAACTCGTGGAGTCGTGCCGCGCGGCGATCGCCTCGGTGTTCGACAAACCCGCCGAGCTAAAGCCTTCGAAGCTGATGCCTAAGCTCTCCGACGTGCTCGAGGCTCCGCGCCATGAGTGGCCGACTTCGGTGCTGCGACGGATGTGGGAGCTATTGATGGAAGTCGAACCAGGACGTCGGCAGTCGCAGCAGCACGAATCGCGTTGGCTCAACCTAGTGGGATACTCGCTTCGCCCTGGCTATGGCTACGCGGTCGACGACTGGCGGGTGACTGAAACCTGGCGTACGGTTCGCAATCGCTTGGCGTTTCCCGCTTCGCAGGCGGAGTCGCTCATCCTCTGGCGGCGGATCGCAGGCGGGCTCACCGCGGGGCAGCAGCTCACCATCGCCGAACCGTTGCTGGCTGGCATTCGGGCGCTCGCTCGGCGATTCTCCGGTGGCAAGGCAGGCAACACGACCGCGGCGTTCGATCCGGCTCAATCACCGGAAGTGTGGCGATTAGTCGGCTCGCTCGAGTTACTGCCGGTGCCGATCAAAACCGAAATCGGTAGCATCGTGGTCGACCTGCTTCCCAAGCGTAAGCTCGAAAAAGTAAAGCACGCGATGCTGTGGACTGTGGGCCGACTGGGCCAGCGAGTGCCGGTGCATGGGCCACTCAACACGCTGGTATCGGCCGCGCGAGCAGGCAAGTGGCTCGATGCAGTGCTCGAGCTGGCGGCCGACGACGCGATGACTCCGCTAGTCGTGATGCAACTCGCCCGCATGACCGGTGATCGCCATCGCGACCTGGAGCAGTCGAAACGCGAGCAGGCAGCCAACTGGCTAGAGCAACGCAATGCGGCCGCGCATCTGGTCGAGCTGGTTCGTCATGGCGGAACGCTCGATCACGAAGAGCAAAGCCAAGTGTTTGGGGAAGCCCTTCCGAGTGGACTTCGCCTGCGTTAG
- a CDS encoding class I SAM-dependent methyltransferase, with translation MPKTESELWNWVVEYNRNATHDRGLISNYGYNAILDVNLVSVCKELAANTDGPVRILDVGCGSGKALAQLSQSLDQAGADIDDFEFWGMGLNRYEQMYIPEERMLYGGLNSYDFGDTKFHLILSVYAFHYFWHKLEAVERIHNELLAVGGRAYLHFPGYLLRFEESPEDIKQTESAGNAKFAKFLEESQRAGDICPMDFHVVPYYSDDDDRALLGEFGHLRFTKSNNDLIRFGVGLEAFAMFSKGFTIKSMDNSDRIYIASHYGKNPHYDMQGNKLDFQFGSPYGSCHLVKEESNGALVHRPAEGSDFAPYRITSVDIEVGGHGYEIDMAVHAIAADNVIVICPGACDSLAGELFPYRALASRIADERLGAVVRYNDPYDNKCKYADFLIEKLRAAILLIRREATHICGIENPKIRLLAYSSSAGAAAAVTSEFPEIDSLLLAAPSRDVPLDRFAEHYRKFTGNVHVLIGDSDETVLPQQAFWYYQEALSAGMREYVEFPGCGHRFCGTANQDMLLEAPNWAFGFRSRPEGFPPAVTEPSEAWLWM, from the coding sequence ATGCCTAAAACAGAATCTGAACTATGGAACTGGGTTGTCGAGTACAACCGTAACGCAACTCACGATCGCGGGTTGATTTCGAACTATGGCTACAACGCTATCCTCGATGTGAATCTCGTATCGGTTTGCAAGGAACTGGCCGCGAATACCGATGGGCCGGTTCGTATTCTTGATGTAGGCTGTGGTAGTGGAAAAGCACTTGCTCAACTATCGCAAAGCTTAGACCAAGCGGGCGCCGATATCGATGACTTTGAGTTCTGGGGCATGGGACTCAATCGCTATGAGCAGATGTATATTCCCGAAGAGCGGATGCTGTACGGTGGCCTGAACAGCTACGACTTCGGCGACACCAAGTTCCATCTGATTCTCTCGGTTTATGCCTTTCACTACTTCTGGCATAAGCTCGAAGCAGTCGAGCGCATCCACAACGAACTGCTAGCAGTCGGCGGCCGTGCTTACCTGCACTTCCCTGGCTATCTACTCCGCTTCGAGGAGTCGCCGGAAGACATCAAGCAGACCGAATCGGCCGGCAATGCCAAGTTTGCGAAGTTCCTGGAGGAAAGCCAGCGAGCGGGTGACATTTGCCCGATGGATTTCCACGTGGTTCCCTACTACAGCGACGACGACGATCGAGCTTTACTTGGAGAGTTTGGCCATCTACGATTCACGAAGTCCAATAACGACCTCATTCGATTTGGGGTCGGCCTGGAAGCGTTCGCTATGTTCTCCAAGGGCTTCACGATCAAAAGCATGGACAATTCCGACCGCATCTATATCGCGTCGCACTACGGCAAGAACCCGCATTACGACATGCAGGGGAACAAGCTCGACTTCCAGTTTGGCTCGCCGTACGGGTCGTGCCACCTGGTAAAAGAGGAATCGAACGGCGCCCTGGTGCACCGCCCTGCCGAAGGTTCCGATTTCGCTCCCTACCGCATTACGAGCGTCGATATCGAAGTTGGTGGGCACGGCTACGAAATCGATATGGCCGTGCATGCGATTGCCGCCGACAACGTGATTGTCATCTGCCCCGGTGCTTGCGATTCGCTAGCAGGCGAGCTATTCCCCTATCGGGCACTTGCCAGTCGTATTGCCGATGAACGACTCGGTGCAGTGGTGCGGTACAACGATCCGTACGACAACAAATGTAAATACGCTGATTTCCTGATCGAAAAACTTCGCGCGGCGATCTTGCTCATCCGCCGGGAAGCGACTCACATCTGCGGCATCGAGAATCCCAAGATCCGCCTGCTAGCTTATTCGTCGAGCGCTGGTGCTGCTGCGGCAGTCACCTCGGAATTTCCTGAGATCGACTCGTTGCTCTTGGCCGCTCCGTCGCGCGATGTACCGCTCGACCGCTTTGCCGAACACTATCGCAAGTTTACCGGCAACGTGCATGTGCTCATTGGCGACTCCGACGAAACCGTGCTGCCACAGCAAGCATTCTGGTATTACCAGGAAGCACTTTCGGCAGGCATGCGGGAGTACGTGGAGTTCCCCGGCTGCGGGCATCGTTTTTGCGGCACGGCCAATCAGGACATGCTGCTCGAAGCGCCGAACTGGGCGTTCGGGTTCCGTTCGCGGCCCGAAGGCTTCCCGCCAGCGGTGACCGAGCCGAGCGAAGCCTGGTTGTGGATGTAG
- a CDS encoding DUF1559 domain-containing protein, producing the protein MRSKYAARRGFTLVELLVVIAIIGILVALLLPAVQAARESARRSQCTNQLKQIGLALQMHHDQKKVFPSARNDTSPYGQSWAFQLLPMLEEQAVHDSFVKGERVDSVDNAAAMRTPIEVFACPSRRRPAADRDFDNDDSPTQTPNAGTRGDYAANAGHELRIGMENNTESSQHYNRHTDLTKAGPIFTYSKIKMRRITDGSSNTLAIGERHLPEITEDVSSVGEHYWQGDTAFLAGDNPHTVMGVPTRGLREDGTEVDNAGVDAARESFGGPHPGITMFVYVDGHVDAIDNETDITTLGNLSAIADGNIIDF; encoded by the coding sequence ATGCGAAGCAAGTATGCTGCGCGGCGTGGATTCACGCTTGTTGAGTTGTTGGTGGTCATCGCGATCATTGGCATTCTAGTTGCCCTTCTTCTACCTGCGGTACAAGCCGCGCGCGAGTCGGCGCGTCGCTCGCAATGCACGAATCAGCTCAAGCAAATCGGATTGGCGTTGCAGATGCATCACGACCAAAAGAAGGTCTTCCCTTCCGCTCGCAACGACACCAGCCCCTACGGTCAGTCGTGGGCGTTTCAATTGTTGCCGATGCTCGAAGAGCAAGCGGTGCACGATTCGTTCGTCAAAGGCGAGCGCGTTGATAGTGTCGACAATGCGGCCGCTATGCGCACGCCAATCGAAGTGTTTGCATGCCCAAGTCGTCGTCGTCCGGCAGCCGATCGCGACTTTGACAACGACGACTCGCCGACGCAAACTCCAAACGCTGGCACACGTGGCGACTACGCCGCGAATGCTGGTCACGAACTTCGCATTGGCATGGAGAACAACACCGAAAGTTCGCAACATTACAATCGTCACACGGATCTAACCAAGGCGGGGCCGATCTTCACCTACTCGAAGATCAAGATGCGTCGTATCACCGACGGCAGTTCCAACACCTTGGCAATCGGCGAGCGTCACCTTCCAGAAATCACCGAGGATGTCTCTTCAGTCGGCGAGCACTACTGGCAAGGTGATACCGCGTTTCTTGCGGGCGACAATCCTCATACCGTCATGGGTGTGCCGACGCGTGGGTTGCGCGAAGATGGTACCGAAGTGGATAATGCTGGAGTCGATGCGGCTCGCGAATCGTTCGGTGGACCACATCCTGGCATCACCATGTTTGTGTACGTGGATGGTCATGTCGATGCGATCGACAACGAGACCGATATCACCACGCTAGGCAACCTCTCGGCGATTGCCGACGGGAACATTATTGATTTTTAG
- a CDS encoding NADH:flavin oxidoreductase/NADH oxidase, whose protein sequence is MSALFSPYSLKDVTLRNRIAVPPMCQYSAEDGLTNNWHRTHYDGIGRGGAGLVVVEATAVAPEGRITPNCLGLWNDEQAEGLAWIAKELKTYGAVPGIQIAHAGRKASANRPWSGDNHLAEDDPEAWQPIAPSAVAFGKNLPRVPQEMTLEDIERVKADFVASARRALDAGFEWLELHFAHGYLAQSFFSVHSNHRTDAYGGDFAGRSRFLLETLAAVREVWPERLPLTIRFGVIEFDGRDEETLAESIELVRAFRKGGMDLLSMSIGFSTPEANIPWAPAFLLPYAERVGREAEVPITTAWGMDDPHTANAAIADGKLDLVMIGRAHLTNPHWPFQAAKILEDESPSWVLPAPYAHWLERYQ, encoded by the coding sequence ATGTCCGCGCTATTTTCTCCTTATTCGCTCAAGGATGTAACACTGCGTAATCGCATCGCGGTGCCGCCGATGTGTCAGTACAGTGCGGAGGATGGACTCACCAACAACTGGCATCGCACCCACTACGATGGCATCGGCCGCGGCGGTGCGGGGTTGGTCGTTGTGGAAGCGACGGCCGTAGCACCCGAGGGACGCATCACGCCCAACTGCTTGGGCCTCTGGAACGATGAGCAAGCCGAAGGGCTGGCTTGGATTGCCAAGGAACTGAAGACCTACGGCGCGGTGCCGGGCATTCAGATTGCCCATGCGGGGCGTAAGGCCAGCGCGAATCGCCCGTGGTCGGGAGACAATCATCTGGCCGAAGACGATCCCGAAGCCTGGCAACCCATTGCCCCGTCGGCGGTTGCCTTTGGCAAGAACCTGCCGAGGGTTCCCCAAGAAATGACCTTGGAAGACATCGAGCGCGTAAAGGCCGACTTTGTAGCCTCGGCACGTCGCGCTCTTGATGCTGGATTCGAGTGGCTCGAACTCCACTTTGCCCACGGCTATCTAGCGCAGAGTTTCTTTTCGGTGCACTCGAATCATCGCACCGATGCCTACGGCGGCGACTTCGCCGGACGTTCGCGATTCTTGCTCGAAACGTTAGCCGCAGTTCGCGAAGTCTGGCCCGAACGGTTGCCGCTGACAATTCGTTTTGGAGTGATCGAGTTCGACGGCCGTGATGAAGAAACGCTCGCCGAGTCGATTGAACTCGTCCGCGCGTTCCGCAAGGGCGGCATGGATCTGCTGAGCATGAGCATTGGTTTCTCTACTCCTGAAGCCAACATTCCCTGGGCGCCCGCGTTCCTACTCCCCTACGCCGAACGCGTCGGCCGCGAAGCCGAGGTACCAATCACTACCGCGTGGGGCATGGACGATCCTCATACCGCCAACGCGGCGATTGCCGATGGCAAGCTCGACCTGGTAATGATCGGCCGCGCCCATCTAACGAATCCCCACTGGCCATTCCAAGCAGCGAAGATACTTGAAGACGAATCCCCCTCATGGGTGCTGCCCGCTCCTTACGCGCACTGGCTCGAGCGTTATCAATAG
- a CDS encoding multidrug effflux MFS transporter, whose protein sequence is MPQSYYKFFLGFVAAVAPLATDMYLPAIPQLAEMWGVNVSLVNLSLVLWFVAYSFTLLVWGSLSDRFGRRPILLIGLALFAASSVFCAMSQNVWQLIATRILQGIAGAGGASMVMAIARDRFEGKDRQQVLAWIGVILGLAPMIAPSIGAAIMQYGNWRMIFYAQGLAAALMLAVSLMLYQETAITLYKAGVFGMAARYGRLMGNANYVLTNASTSILSAPLLGFVAFSPLAYIQHFGMSRQQFALLFAVNALALVVGSASCAHLIHRFSDHYLLTVTLVGSLVGGILVLLIGHIAWIWFLLSAAMFTYFFGMSRPLVNHLVLEQVNDDIGAASSAVICSQFLCGAAGMAIATQHWQSPFLVFGALATLCPLATLLLWPWILRRIRTPHTAADILQPEPPPVG, encoded by the coding sequence ATGCCGCAAAGTTACTACAAGTTCTTTCTCGGATTCGTGGCCGCCGTGGCCCCGTTAGCCACCGACATGTACTTGCCTGCCATCCCTCAACTGGCAGAGATGTGGGGAGTCAATGTCTCGCTGGTGAATCTCTCGCTCGTGCTTTGGTTTGTCGCATACAGCTTTACCCTTTTGGTGTGGGGCAGCTTGTCCGATCGCTTTGGGCGACGCCCCATCCTGCTAATCGGGCTCGCGTTGTTTGCTGCGTCGTCGGTGTTTTGCGCGATGTCGCAGAACGTCTGGCAGTTGATTGCTACCCGCATCCTACAAGGTATCGCCGGCGCGGGTGGGGCCTCGATGGTGATGGCAATCGCCCGCGATCGCTTCGAGGGCAAAGACCGTCAGCAGGTGCTCGCCTGGATCGGAGTGATCCTGGGACTCGCCCCGATGATTGCCCCTTCGATCGGCGCGGCGATCATGCAGTATGGCAATTGGCGAATGATCTTCTACGCGCAGGGGCTGGCGGCTGCTTTGATGCTGGCTGTGTCGCTAATGCTTTATCAGGAAACGGCCATCACGCTCTACAAGGCGGGCGTGTTCGGTATGGCCGCTCGTTACGGACGGTTGATGGGCAACGCCAACTACGTACTGACAAACGCATCGACGAGCATCCTCTCGGCCCCGTTGTTAGGGTTTGTGGCTTTTTCGCCACTGGCATACATTCAGCACTTCGGCATGAGTCGCCAGCAGTTCGCATTGTTGTTTGCGGTCAACGCCTTGGCCCTGGTCGTCGGATCGGCTTCGTGCGCCCATCTGATCCATCGCTTCAGCGATCACTACCTGCTCACAGTAACGCTAGTCGGCTCTTTGGTCGGTGGAATCCTAGTGCTACTGATTGGCCACATCGCGTGGATCTGGTTCCTATTATCGGCCGCAATGTTCACCTATTTCTTCGGCATGAGTCGCCCGCTGGTGAACCATCTGGTCCTCGAACAAGTAAACGACGACATCGGAGCGGCCTCGTCGGCAGTGATCTGCAGCCAGTTCCTCTGCGGTGCAGCCGGCATGGCCATTGCCACCCAGCATTGGCAATCGCCGTTCCTGGTGTTCGGTGCCCTTGCCACACTTTGCCCGCTGGCTACCCTGCTGTTGTGGCCGTGGATCCTTCGCCGCATTCGCACCCCACATACTGCAGCCGATATACTGCAGCCCGAGCCTCCCCCGGTAGGCTAA